One Endozoicomonas gorgoniicola DNA window includes the following coding sequences:
- a CDS encoding helix-turn-helix transcriptional regulator translates to MTNSINQTNLAKRWGISQRTLERWRSIGWGPKFHKMGGRVVYMMQDVEAYEDRTAMHSTSCPLSTVAGGES, encoded by the coding sequence GTGACTAACAGCATCAATCAAACCAATTTGGCTAAACGCTGGGGCATTTCTCAACGAACCCTGGAACGCTGGCGTTCCATTGGCTGGGGGCCAAAGTTCCACAAAATGGGTGGTCGTGTTGTTTACATGATGCAGGATGTGGAGGCCTATGAAGACAGAACTGCCATGCATTCGACTTCTTGCCCGCTGAGCACTGTTGCCGGAGGTGAGTCATGA